The following are from one region of the Methanoculleus caldifontis genome:
- the recQ gene encoding DNA helicase RecQ, with the protein METKHSILERYFGYTSFLPHQEEIVDAVLARKDVLAVMATGGGKSLCYQLPALVFEGLTVVVSPLIALMKDQVDSLRANGVAAATINSSLGYGEQKIIERVILEGRIRLLYVSPERAVQPAFLSLLSRADVRLIAIDEAHCISMWGHNFRPEYRRLRVLKERFPRVPVIALTATAIPAVQDDIVAELALKSPVRFVGSFNRKNLTYRVVPKARYFPRLVAYLNEHRDDAGIVYAATREGVETLATKLRSKGFSALPYHAGLPETVRTEHQEAFSHGDATIICATIAFGMGIDKPDVRFVIHTDLPRDLESYYQETGRAGRDGDPADCILFYSRGDYGMIRFLIEKESADAGIKDVAYRKAGAMLDYCETTGCRRKFLLAYFGEAYPGDRCGGCDRCETQVQVFDGTEAASAIVACIRETGERFGASYIADVLSGAKTARIRENGHDTLPAYGSGRGYTRDQWLLFIQEMVRKGFVASTGGRYPVVVLNDRSRAVTGGGLAVPLTEPQPEGVVAAEAEEDYDEALFARLRSLRKVLADLENVPPFVIFNDRSLREMARRRPASGVELLRISGVSEAKLQRYGRRFLDAIEKHCAGQGAGPKRRRG; encoded by the coding sequence ATGGAGACAAAACACAGCATTCTTGAGAGATACTTCGGCTACACCTCGTTCCTCCCCCACCAGGAGGAGATCGTCGATGCCGTGCTTGCCAGAAAGGATGTTCTCGCCGTCATGGCGACCGGGGGCGGCAAGTCCCTCTGCTACCAGCTCCCGGCGCTCGTCTTTGAGGGGCTGACGGTCGTCGTCTCCCCGCTCATCGCCCTGATGAAGGACCAGGTCGACAGCCTACGGGCAAACGGCGTTGCGGCCGCGACGATCAACAGCTCGCTCGGCTACGGGGAGCAGAAGATCATCGAGCGGGTCATCCTCGAAGGCCGCATCCGGCTCCTCTATGTCTCGCCGGAACGGGCCGTTCAGCCGGCATTCCTCTCGCTCCTCTCAAGGGCGGACGTCCGGCTCATCGCCATCGACGAGGCGCACTGCATATCGATGTGGGGCCACAACTTCCGGCCGGAGTACCGCCGGCTCCGGGTGCTCAAGGAGCGGTTCCCGCGGGTCCCGGTCATCGCCCTGACCGCGACCGCGATCCCCGCCGTCCAGGACGACATCGTTGCAGAGCTCGCCCTGAAGAGCCCGGTCCGGTTCGTCGGGAGCTTCAACCGCAAGAACCTCACCTACCGGGTGGTGCCCAAAGCCCGCTATTTCCCGAGACTCGTCGCTTACCTGAACGAGCACCGGGACGACGCCGGGATCGTCTATGCCGCAACGAGGGAGGGGGTCGAGACGCTCGCGACGAAACTCCGGAGCAAGGGTTTTTCAGCGCTCCCTTACCATGCAGGCCTACCTGAGACCGTCCGCACGGAGCACCAGGAAGCCTTCTCCCACGGTGACGCCACGATCATCTGTGCCACCATCGCCTTCGGGATGGGGATCGACAAACCCGACGTCCGGTTCGTCATCCACACCGACCTCCCCAGGGACCTGGAGTCCTACTACCAGGAGACCGGGCGGGCGGGGCGGGACGGGGACCCGGCCGACTGCATCCTCTTCTACAGCCGGGGCGACTACGGCATGATCCGGTTCCTCATCGAGAAGGAGTCTGCCGATGCGGGCATAAAGGACGTGGCCTACCGGAAGGCGGGAGCGATGCTCGACTACTGCGAGACCACCGGGTGCCGGAGGAAGTTCCTGCTCGCCTACTTCGGCGAGGCTTACCCTGGAGATCGGTGCGGCGGGTGCGACCGGTGCGAGACGCAGGTCCAGGTCTTTGACGGGACGGAGGCCGCATCGGCGATCGTCGCCTGCATCCGCGAAACAGGAGAGCGCTTCGGGGCATCCTACATCGCGGACGTCCTGAGCGGAGCGAAGACCGCGAGGATCCGCGAGAACGGGCACGATACCCTCCCCGCCTACGGCTCGGGCAGGGGCTACACCCGCGATCAGTGGCTCCTCTTCATCCAGGAGATGGTCCGGAAAGGGTTCGTCGCGTCGACCGGAGGCCGCTATCCGGTCGTCGTACTGAACGACCGGAGCCGGGCGGTGACGGGCGGCGGTCTCGCGGTGCCGCTCACGGAGCCACAGCCAGAGGGCGTCGTCGCGGCGGAGGCGGAGGAGGACTACGACGAGGCCCTCTTCGCCAGGCTCCGCAGTCTTCGGAAGGTCCTCGCCGACCTCGAGAACGTGCCGCCGTTCGTCATCTTCAATGACCGGAGCCTGCGGGAGATGGCGAGACGCCGCCCGGCGAGCGGCGTCGAGCTCCTCCGGATCTCCGGCGTCAGCGAGGCGAAACTGCAGCGTTACGGCAGGAGATTCCTCGACGCCATCGAGAAGCACTGTGCCGGGCAGGGGGCCGGGCCGAAGCGACGCCGCGGGTGA